CACCAGGAGCATCAACATCAGGATGCTGtcacccttcccttcccctccctggggatattgcattgtttttttccatgggaaTTTCTTCCACAAGCCAAAACCCCAGTCTCTCCCACCCACTACCATCAACTTACTTGGCTCTTGCAATTTAAACATCAGGCTGTCTAAAGAGGAGAGAGATTTCGCAGTATCAGATTTGTGCATCGGGCAAACTGGTTGCAGTTTAGCTTTATCATGCAGGCTGGGGAGGCGAAACAGCTAAAAGGGAGACTTGGGAGGGGAAATATCAAGTGTGTGAGGGCTTGGCTGGGTGCAAAGACTCTGGATCGACTTGCTCTGGTGCAGGTATTGATGCTGTGGTAGCTACTCAGCTCTTCCAAAGCCAGGGGAGGTGAACCTCCTGATCAAGTTAAACTCATCTCCAAGAGACACTGCAACAGGTTTCTCCCCCTGTTGTAGCATTCCCTCCTTGGCTTCGTACCCTCATGAGCTTTAATTTTCCCACCAGCTTGGAAGTGATGGGAACAACTGCACCAGCAGCTCTgtttgaatttgctttttacCTGGGACATGGGAGAGGAGGCTCCtttgctgagctgctttttctctcctctccactTCCCAACTATATTTGCCCCAGGAAAAACTGTCAGTGTCCTTCTTTAGTTAAAAGTTTCAGCTGCACTTATTTACAACAGTTACTAGGTGGGTTTTGCATTAGCAATCAGCACACAAGAACCCAGTTTCGCCCAGATATCAGGCACACAAGGCAAGGTGCCTTCTCCTAACCCTGCTCGGTACCTTGGCATTTCCGCAGCGTGCCTCTCACGAGGATGTTTTTCTGAACAAAGTCCTcaagttttctttccagatgggaGGAAATCTCCACTGGAGGGTTGAACTTCATCATCTCACAactgcaaagagagaaaaagaggacaaaaaCCATGTGTGATATATTTGATTGCTTGTTTTGTTCTCATTAAATAATCCGAGAGAAGCTATGGGGTGGGCTGAGGATACTTATCCATGAGCAAATAACATCccccctttccctgccctgtttctttgcagtttgtttCCCCCAGGCAGTCGCTGAATGGATGTTTCTGAACACAAAGCACCGTTGTGGGAGGCTGAGCTATCAACTGCATCCATCTGCTTTGAAACCCCGACCTCAGGATTCACCCAGGCGGCATCCAGACCTCTCCAAGCATCAGAGTGTTGGAAAAGTGAGAAGGAGCCATGTTACCTGTTCAAGAGTCTTCTGATGTCCTAAAGGTGCgaagaaagaggagagacaGTTGTGGAAGAGGAGCAACACGTGTTGCATCTTCTAACAAaagttatatatttttctggCAATGCAATAGCAAAGATCCCATCTGCAGCAATGCTAGAAGACACCAGGGAGTTCCCATCGGGCTGAATTTGGGCTCCCAGGTCTCAGGCTTTGCTCTatccctcctttccccaccagccctgaTGATTTGGGCTCTCACCTGCAGGAACTGGCTTGCCGGTTGCTGGAATTTCCCCTCCATCTCCCATATCAGGGTGTCGAGATTGGACATCTCCTCCGAGACCTTCGCCACTGCTTCCTCCTGGACCCTGGTGATGGCCCTGTCCAGATCTGCCAGCTGGGTCAGGAGGAGGCGCTCTTGGTCCTTCAAAAATTGATGCAATTGCTGGAATTCACacactattttcttcccttcatttttggttttctcctgCCAGGATCAGAGATGAGGGCAACAGGGATGATCAAGGGTCAGAAGACCTCCCTGTGCAGCAGAAGGCATGCCGCAGCCATCTCTACGACTCTAGCAACTGAAACGCTGGCAAAAACATCTCTCATGGATTATTTTTACATCATTCTAGTTTCTATTAATGTCACATGTCTGAGGCTGATGCAGTCTGTGGGGCTGCAACAACCCCAGACCTTTGCAGAAAGAATCATGGTAGCCTCAGGTCAAGCTCTGCAACATGGGCAGGAGCTGATGGGGGGGCTACAGAAAAATCCTACCACCCccaagaaaaacagattagTGCTTCAAGGCCACCAGGTTGATCTCAGGAGATATCCCCGTCCTCAGTGATATTCAGTCAATACAAGGGTGAATTTAACAGCAAACTGTCTTGCTGGGGATTTAGGTAGTAGCAGGGACTATTCAGGATGCTTAGCctggaagcaaaatgaaaaaaatgcctcaACTGGGCTCTATAAGAGAGACATTTAtagaatttgggggggggggggggggcggaactTCCAGCCCATCTCtctgtaccaggctggggactgtctgctcccccagctccgTTGCAGAGGAGCTGCAATGTTATCTCCCCGGTGCAGGCTCCAGCTGATGTGAAACCCCAGCAGATAAACACAGGGTTGGCCACTGCCCAACAATGCGCTGCAAACCAAATATGCAAGATCCGGCCTCAAAATACACCAGCAATACTGGGGTGGGTGGAGAGACTCATCCTCTCCTAGACTCCTGCTGGAGGGCACCTACCAGGTATGAGTTCTTCCTCACTCCggtttttctgctttccaggtatttttctctctcttcctttaaagCCTGTAGGCAGGCTTGGATTTCTTcctgaggaaaaagcaaagatgttCCTGGaactgagaaaattaaaaaaaaaaaaaaaaaaaaatcccttttttctcttttgctctcATCTTAGATGGGAGAAGCTTTGCCTAAACACTGGCTCCTCTGCAAGGAGTAaaactggaggaggaggaaggtccACAAGCGACCCATGCTGCTCTGAAGATTtgcacaaagaaaatgcaacCTGCAAGCACCAACCTTGCTGCAAGCACGGGGAAAAATTctgcagaagagcaaaacacCAACAGTAATCAACAGCCCATGTCCCAGGAAGTATGTAAGGGTAAGATAAGCGCATAGTGAGATTTCCCTCAAAAACACTCCTAGCCTCCAGAAATTGGTGGCTCTGGGATAACTATCTCTGTATTTAATAACCTTCAGTGGATTTATTTAGTGTGCATTTATATAAGTGCTTTTGGAACCCATAGAAACCTTCAGCATCAGCAACATCTTGCAGCAAGGATTTCCTCCTGTTAACGCTGCATGATGTTGCACTGTTTGCACGGCTCTGCCACGTGCCTGACTTTTTGGTAAGAAAGATGATGAAAACAGGTTTGGatcagcaggaaaacagaaaaggagcagagaaggggaagagccaGGAAAAAGTTATTTCTCTGCCTTTGAAACCAAAGAAACAGTGAATAGAGGAACAAATATGCAAAATTTCCCTCAATAGCTGATGTaaccatggggaaaaaaaaaaaaattcttcagcatttttacatgttttgaatatttatcATTGTCAATATTTCAGTACAGTTGAGTCAATATCAGagttcaaagaggaaaaaggctAACAAGATACTCTTTTTATTCTCCCAGGCTGTTGGCAAAGATGAATAAATtaaagagggagagggaaaaaccCTGATAGgaactttgtaaaaaaaaaaaaaaaaaaaaaaaacaaatgtccATACAGCAAAATGCAAACAGGAAGCACGTTGGTAAGCGACACCCAAAGATCCCCGTTTGCAGCTGCACCATGGAGAGCGGATGCACCTGAACAGCTGCACTTCACCCCTGGAAGGGGATTTTCTGTGAGGTGGGGAGGTACAAGCACATCCCCAGGCTTTACCTTATATTCCTGGGCAGCTTCTTCAACAGGGACTACAGTGTGGAAATAGTGAGCCTGGGACCTGTCACACACCACGCAGATGGGTTGCTGGTCCACCTTGCAGAAGAGCTTCAGAGCTTCCTGGTGTTGCCTGCACAAATTCTCCCATCCtgccactcctcctcctcctgcccgtgGGCTCAGCTGCCTGGCAATTTCGGCAATATTTGCCAGCTCTCTGCTAGGACGGAAACTCTTCTGCAAAGCCGTCTGCCTGCACTGTGGGCAGGAGAAATGtgcctcctgcccttcccagcagcGGGTGATGCACGCCCGGCAGAAGTTGTGGCCACAGTGGATGGAGACGGGGTCTTGGAAATAACCCAGGCAGATGGAGCAGGAGGCTTCGCTATGCAGGCTTTCCGTTGGGCTCTGCGTAGCCATGGCTCTTCACAACCTACCTCCAAATGAGCTTCGCTTtgcaggaagaagaggaggatgtTCCTTCTTCTGACTCGGCCGATTTCTTGTTGCAAACGGGGGAAATCAACCCCCAGCCCTAACGCCGCGAAATGGAGGCATGGGAGGCTCGAAGAGGAGTGAGGAAAAAGGCAAGCATGCACGATGCTTCCTCCTCGCCTCCTGCCAGCCTCCCACCACTTTCGGTTCAGCTGATTTTTCTGAGCCAGATGTGAGTTAGTAGATAGgaggctggagggcagggctgctcttcagcagaatcaggacaggctggagaagtgacTGGGGAGAAATCTCATGAAATTTGGAGTGAGATACCCTCTTTGCACCAGGAGCAACCATGGAACAGGACTTTGGGGGTGACAAGTTGTCCTTGAGTCAGGGGTGGAACCATGCACCAAAGATACCAACCCCATACACGGCTGCATTAGCAAGAGTCGAGAGTGGAGGGGTTTCTCCCCTCCATCAGCACATGTGAGGCCATATCTGCGTATGGGGACCAGTTTGGGGCTTCCCAGTACAAGGCAGACAATGTCAGGCCACCAAACTGAAGCCCAGGATGGATGGGGCGAGATTGGGCAACTGCCCAGCAGGGTTAGAGAGAAGACAGAGTCAAACATAAAATCTCTCCATGCCTCTCATTATAaccttttaattctttaattatCCATTTAGGCTGCTTAAATGGAGCTCCTGGGGCCATAGTCATCCTTGccttgttttttatttgctttcctaGGCATCTACATTTGGGGACAGGACAAGGACTTGATGGACCTTCATCTGAATCCCTGTGTCCAGTTTCTTGCTTGACTAAAGTCCAGTGCGTCAGGGATCACGTGGAGCCAACACCAAAAGGAGCATTCCCATCTCTGTGAGTTCATTCCCAATTCTGACACCCACACCCTTACACATTGAGTCGGGATCCAACCGAGCTGCAAACGACTCCAACTCCTGGATCGCTGCTGACTTTTCACCACCTCTATTTCCACAGATTTGCTGTGTTTGACAGCGCAGAAAACTCAGGTTTATCATCTCCCTGTGCAGTGGGGTTTAGAGAGGAACGAGGatgatttttccttcctccagttATTTTAAGcaccttttaaagaaaacccacacggaaaaaacaaacaaaccaaaaaacacaaccaaacaaaaaaaaacctaccaaaaaccacacaaggcagaaattactttgaatCACATGTTTACTTTTAATTCCTCATCGTCGCAAGTTTGCAGATATCCAGGAACAGTCCTTTAATGATTAAAAGACCAAGATATATTTTAAGGCACAGAAATGTCAACAGTTAACATTGTTGAATGTCAAGGTATGGAAAAATTGGAAAGGATGGGAGAGGAGTAGGAGGGATTAAAGCAGTGAAATTGGTGTGCCAGAGGCTCTTGCACAAATTGCAGGCTTCATTGACCTGCTTGTCCCAGGGTGATATTCCCTAGCAATATCCTGGAGAGTCcccaaatgttaaaaaaaatccagaggtCTGCCCAAGATGATCCCTTCTCAATCTGCTGCTCTTGAAAAACCCCATGAGAATGAGATTCAAAGTGGACACCGGGACTCATTTGCTCCACTTTATTCTTTACTGTCTGTAGAGTCCTGAAATATAGCGTGGTTTCCTGAATCAAACCAAAGGCTTGTCGAGAGCATGTAACGTCCATCTTGCTGCCCATCCTGTCTCAGGGAGTCAGCTGGATCCTGGACTCCCAAACCCAGAAGAAAGGCAGGATTTTCTCTCCATTGAAAGAAGttggaggaaaagcaaaagccaaggTTTCATTATCGGCATCGAAGAAAGCCACGTGTCCCTTCTCATAATCCAGAGAGACCCGGATAGTCCTTGGCCTCCCGTTCAGAGTCTGGACTGTTTCGAAGGAGGTGAAAGCTTGAAACCTGTCCCCACAGATGCCAACAGCCCAAATCCCCTGGGAGGGGTCAAGGTTAATCCAACCCTTTCTCCACGCCGAGTCTctggccacccccacagcccaaAATCCCCTGCTCCCTAGCTGCACTTCCCAGTAGTGCCTCCCCACCGTGAAGCCTTCGCAACCCAACACGGAGCAGTAGGTATCAAATCTCTGGGGATTGTTGGGCAAATTCTGTGGCGTTTCATCCCATCTCACGCTCCTCCGGTCCTCAGAGAGGATGAGGTGGGGATTTGCTGTGTCTGGATCCAGAGTCACGTTTGCTGAtgggaaggaaagcaggagagaagaaaaacagcatgtCAGAGGAAAGGTAACTGATATTCCTCTCCATCTGCAccctcctgtttttttttttccagggatgAAATCTTGGCCTGACCAAAGGCGTTCTTCATAAAATATGCCATACAGGTCTATTTAAAGGCTCTAATGATTTGTACTATTTTTAATTGCGATCGAACGGGAATAGGAATTCATCTTGCCACCCACCAGGAAAGTGTGAATTCCCtggttttgctgtctttttctcGTTTGAGTCCCCTTTTTCACCCCAGTATACCTCCAGTCTCCTGAGACTTACCCCATTGCACATCCAGTTCAACTGGGAGACTctctggaaggagagaggaggagagaagagttGTTAGTTTATTTATGGGGGAGAGGGAGTGTATTAGAAATGGGTAAATACGAGGAGGTGAGCTTTTCCCCttgtaaaacaagcaaaatcagCAGGCGAACAAATTCAGCTCATGGACAGATGGACCTTTAAACTCAGTATGACCCGCTTTATGAGGATATTTCTTTAATTCAGAGTTGACTGCACCAATTACTAATCGGAGATCAGAGGAGGGAATGGGACAGTTATCTGGACATGGAGAATGGTCTCAAAATAGCTCTTTCAGGGCTTATCTATGTATACACAACCATCCGTTTGCATTGCGTTGACTTTGCATGTTGATTCCCTCACTAGACATTACCTACAATCTGTTTGGTTTAAATAGGACTGGAATCAAGAATTTGATTCATTTCCTTCATGTAGCTAAAGGGAGGGACTCGCTCTAGTCCTTCACATTACTCAAGCCTTCAGACACGTGTGTAAATACGCCTGGGAACAGTTACCCTCCCtcttccagctccagccccagatAGGAGGGTTATTGAGTAACTCATCGTTAGCATTCCTTAGCCGGGGCTTTACGCTGGTAATTGGCTATTGTCCactcctctccagctgcagaaatgtgtttagattttccccttcctttgtACCTTTGAATTTCCTCAGGGCTTCCTTCAGAATGATGTTTTTCTGAGATAAATCCTTGAGTCTTTTTTCCACTCTGGGAAGCTTCTCTGTCAGTTGCTGGAAATTCCTTGCTTCACACCTGGAAGGAGAAGACTTTTGTACTCCTTCCTTGCTGAACGAGCTACGTAGAAACCCTACTTAGAAAAGCTGCCGGGTGAGCTTATTTCTCCCCAAGCATCAGGTTGAGTAAGTTGAGACGTTGCTGGGCATATCAGTGGTCCCAATGTCCCTGTGGAGGACACAGACTTGCTCTGGACCTCCTTGATGGTAGATATTGGCTTCCTCCAGCTGAATGGAGAAGATGGTGGGACATGATCTCTCCCCAGGGCCATTTTCTCCCTAGCTTCTTCCTCACCCTGAGTGCTGGGGACACTGGTAGAGAGGACAACCCCTTCTGCTCCCCCATTCCCATCTGCTTTGTGACACTGTGATGGGGACAACCGtcccctgcagaaagggagagCCACGTACCTGGTCAAGGCACTCCTGGCATcctaaaggagaaagaagatggGAATTAAACTTTGAGCGATCTTCAGGCCTGTTTATCTCTCTTATCTCCCTCAGCTGTTGTTTGCGAGCACGCTTTGTTTGGTTTAGATTTTCTTGTGCCAGCAACAAGCAAGATCAGGGACCTCTTGTACTCATCCAGTGTCCCATTTGGTCCCTTCAGTCTAGTCCCTGGCTAGGAAGAAATGCTCACATGCAGCTGGTGGGATATCTTGTCCACTTCCAAAGACTGCTTCTGCCTGTATCCTGCCTGATGTGGTCTCTTGGGGAGGGAAAGTGTGGTCATACGCTGGGTAGCCTCACCCTGGACTTAAGCCAGGATTCATTTACTAGCTCTTGTGATAGTCATGCAAGATGTGCATCGATCTCCCTCGCTTTGCCTGGGATTGGGAGGGCAACAGTTGGTGGACACTTCCAAGATGATTAAATACTACTTCTGGGGTCCTCCTCTTCAGGGGTTGGATATGACATAGCATAGTTCATCGATGTTGATATACAGTGTATGATATGGCTTCTTTGTGAAACAAGCATCTAAATAAACCACTCAAAACGTCAAGGCAAAGAgactggggagagggggaagagacCACCACCTCAAGGGCACGTTTAGAGCATTGCAAACTCCATTTCCCAGCTCCTCGCTCTCACCTGCAGGGATTTATTTTCCGGCTGTGGGCTCATCCCTTCCAGCTCCTGGATGAGGTTGCCCAGGTGGGAGATCTCTGTGGAGATCTTCCTGTCATTCTCTGTCTGGGTCTGCACTATCTGCTTCTCCACGTCCTCCACCCACATCAGGAGGAGACGTTCCTGCTCATCCTGGAACTGGTGCAGCTGCTTAAACAACAACTTGATTTTCCACCTCTCGGCTCTTGTCTGCTGCTGCAAGGAAGAGATGGGGAGGGATGAGAACAGAAGAAATCCAAGACCTACAAAACCTGGTTAAGTAAAACAGGAGCAAGGGCTGGTCTTTGGCTCTGAGGCCAATCTAAGACCATAGCACATGACTCTGGGTCCCCTTTGAGCTTTATGCGATTGATGCCCTGTGGAGTCATAAAATACACCTGGCTGGTTTTAGGGGGTTGTTTTTATGTTTCAGCTCAAGAAACATGCGGGCAGCATTGCGTCATGTCTTTCCCACAGCCCGGAAAAGACCAGGTGTTGCATGCAGTCATCTGTGAGTGTTTGATGGGACAAATCCTGCTGGGATAGTGTTTGAGGACACTGgggtgagaggaggaggattCAGATGTGGTGAGATCCTGAGGGGGCTGTTGGAAATGGTCTCTGGCACGTGCAATTCCCCAAAACTCCCAGGTATTTGCATTGAGGGCAGCAGCTGGATGGGACGGACTGAATCCAGACCGGGGACTGCAGCATGAGCAACCAGCAGCATGTTCATGGTGTTTTTCCTTCCATCCCCAATTTATTTAGCAGGAAAGCCATTGCCCGTCTCTGCTCACCTTCACCCCAGCAGTCTGCCTGTTCTCATGAAGCTGCAGTGAAACATCTGCCgtgctttctgcttctgcttttgagGAAATCACAATCTCTCACTTCCTTAGAGCTACAAattcacccccccccccaccccaacctcTGGTAACCCAAAACAGGGCTGGGAGTTGGTGGAAATATCTGACATGATGCACTCTCCAAAGGAAATGTGTCTGCATCTGGATGCCCCAGAAGGCCACCACCCTCACCAGGACAGTAGAAGAGCCCCATCAGGGTCCGAGTTGGACACAAGCACCTCCACGGACCTCATGCTTGGTGTGCCTGGCCCATCTCTGGGGCTGGGTGGTAGAAAGCAGCTCCTGGGGTGCATCAGTCTGCGGCAAAGATGGAGAAGTCTGAAGCACCATCCCTCCGGAGCACCATCCCACCACTCCATCATGCAAATCTGCCCTGGAGGGCCCACGTGTCCATCTCCTCTGTCCGAAACATGGCTCAGCTAAGCTGCAAGCACCTCCCTTCAACCATTCGGAAACCACCTTGCTCTCCACTAGCATTTCGTGGCTGCCGATTTCCCCTCAAGAAACATCTGCGTTTCATTCACGGGTGCTTCACCAAGATGGAGAAAGTGCAAGAGAGATGGGCTCAACTGGATGGAGAAGCTTGGaggtgttttttcctcctcactgtAAATTTAAGAGCCAGGCCAACACCTTCTAACCTGCAGATCAGACCTGCGGAAAACATCTCCgtgcagagagcagcagtgagTACCTACCAGATACTTCCggcttctcttctccccagtgAGTTTTAATCCTTGGagcctttctctttcatctttgaGGCTCTTCAGTTTGCTTTGGATTTTCTCCTgggcataaaaaaataataatattaatctGCAAGTTGTTGGGGAGAGGGATGCACAGCTTCGATGTTGCTCTAGCTAATTCCTGGTGTGTTCAAGCATGAGACCACCAGaacttggaaatatttaaatattctttattcaCCCCAGACCTTTTCCATGAAGAATCTTGTGAATGAAGAGTCAAACAAAAGCGGTATTTAACATTGCAGCCTCATTTACACCTCTACTCTGGTCTTTGCCAGTTCCTTCTCCCAGTGTATTTGTGGCCAGATATTTTCTGCATTCACCATAATCTGTTCTGCCTTGGTTGGCTCATTTTATCCCCTTGTGAGCACAACATCCATTTTATCTCCCCTTAGTCAGGTTCCCCAAATTGCTGCAACTTCCCATCATCTGCAGAATCAGCGTTTCTGCCCAAACTTGTCACCTTCAGCTCCTTCTGTAGACCAAGGAATAATGAATATCAGTAATGTccctggaggattttttttggtgttttttttttttttaggagaagATAAATTGCACCTTAGAAACGCCCGTTTTCTGACATCTACTCCTAAGAGACCTTCCCATGACAAATGCCGATGGACGTT
This window of the Grus americana isolate bGruAme1 chromosome 32, bGruAme1.mat, whole genome shotgun sequence genome carries:
- the LOC129198318 gene encoding tripartite motif-containing protein 15-like isoform X4, which codes for MRLSYPYILPGTWAVDYCWCFALLQNFSPCLQQVPGTSLLFPQEEIQACLQALKEEREKYLESRKTGVRKNSYLEKTKNEGKKIVCEFQQLHQFLKDQERLLLTQLADLDRAITRVQEEAVAKVSEEMSNLDTLIWEMEGKFQQPASQFLQDIRRLLNSCEMMKFNPPVEISSHLERKLEDFVQKNILVRGTLRKCQDSLMFKLQEPTSVTLDPATAHPNLHLSEDQKQARGQLMQQDLPDNPERFDFEPCVLGCEGFTSGRHFWEVEVGQGGVWALGVARASVKRKGLMSLTPKEGVWALEAYHSLTSPRTNLRLNPLPRRIRVSLDYEAGRVAFFSTDDDAPILVYTRALFNGERVFPWFKMGIGARLQEITQTLPSEDHSVTGHLMSPLDWVGFKSPLRICP
- the LOC129198318 gene encoding E3 ubiquitin-protein ligase TRIM39-like isoform X1 is translated as MATQSPTESLHSEASCSICLGYFQDPVSIHCGHNFCRACITRCWEGQEAHFSCPQCRQTALQKSFRPSRELANIAEIARQLSPRAGGGGVAGWENLCRQHQEALKLFCKVDQQPICVVCDRSQAHYFHTVVPVEEAAQEYKEEIQACLQALKEEREKYLESRKTGVRKNSYLEKTKNEGKKIVCEFQQLHQFLKDQERLLLTQLADLDRAITRVQEEAVAKVSEEMSNLDTLIWEMEGKFQQPASQFLQDIRRLLNSCEMMKFNPPVEISSHLERKLEDFVQKNILVRGTLRKCQDSLMFKLQEPTSVTLDPATAHPNLHLSEDQKQARGQLMQQDLPDNPERFDFEPCVLGCEGFTSGRHFWEVEVGQGGVWALGVARASVKRKGLMSLTPKEGVWALEAYHSLTSPRTNLRLNPLPRRIRVSLDYEAGRVAFFSTDDDAPILVYTRALFNGERVFPWFKMGIGARLQEITQTLPSEDHSVTGHLMSPLDWVGFKSPLRICP
- the LOC129198318 gene encoding E3 ubiquitin-protein ligase TRIM39-like isoform X2, which codes for MATQSPTESLHSEASCSICLGYFQDPVSIHCGHNFCRACITRCWEGQEAHFSCPQCRQTALQKSFRPSRELANIAEIARQLSPRAGGGGVAGWENLCRQHQEALKLFCKVDQQPICVVCDRSQAHYFHTVVPVEEAAQEYKEEIQACLQALKEEREKYLESRKTGVRKNSYLEKTKNEGKKIVCEFQQLHQFLKDQERLLLTQLADLDRAITRVQEEAVAKVSEEMSNLDTLIWEMEGKFQQPASQFLQDIRRLLNSCEMMKFNPPVEISSHLERKLEDFVQKNILVRGTLRKCQASVTLDPATAHPNLHLSEDQKQARGQLMQQDLPDNPERFDFEPCVLGCEGFTSGRHFWEVEVGQGGVWALGVARASVKRKGLMSLTPKEGVWALEAYHSLTSPRTNLRLNPLPRRIRVSLDYEAGRVAFFSTDDDAPILVYTRALFNGERVFPWFKMGIGARLQEITQTLPSEDHSVTGHLMSPLDWVGFKSPLRICP
- the LOC129198316 gene encoding E3 ubiquitin-protein ligase TRIM39-like isoform X1 gives rise to the protein MDYAAALTLGIAHQAHSFSSSQAQKHLGKRWKKAMAECDPLESLQKEASCSICLDYFSDPVSINCGHSFCRDCITRCSGKSDRRFTCPQCRGIAQKRKFRPNRELRNLAEIAKKLSSRAGYVAEAGSLCLKHQEPLKLFCQEDRMAICVVCDRSHAHRAHTVAPIEEAAQECKEKIQSKLKSLKDERERLQGLKLTGEKRSRKYLQQTRAERWKIKLLFKQLHQFQDEQERLLLMWVEDVEKQIVQTQTENDRKISTEISHLGNLIQELEGMSPQPENKSLQDARSALTRCEARNFQQLTEKLPRVEKRLKDLSQKNIILKEALRKFKESLPVELDVQWANVTLDPDTANPHLILSEDRRSVRWDETPQNLPNNPQRFDTYCSVLGCEGFTVGRHYWEVQLGSRGFWAVGVARDSAWRKGWINLDPSQGIWAVGICGDRFQAFTSFETVQTLNGRPRTIRVSLDYEKGHVAFFDADNETLAFAFPPTSFNGEKILPFFWVWESRIQLTP
- the LOC129198318 gene encoding E3 ubiquitin-protein ligase TRIM39-like isoform X3, coding for MATQSPTESLHSEASCSICLGYFQDPVSIHCGHNFCRACITRCWEGQEAHFSCPQCRQTALQKSFRPSRELANIAEIARQLSPRAGGGGVAGWENLCRQHQEALKLFCKVDQQPICVVCDRSQAHYFHTVVPVEEAAQEYKEEIQACLQALKEEREKYLESRKTGVRKNSYLDQERLLLTQLADLDRAITRVQEEAVAKVSEEMSNLDTLIWEMEGKFQQPASQFLQDIRRLLNSCEMMKFNPPVEISSHLERKLEDFVQKNILVRGTLRKCQDSLMFKLQEPTSVTLDPATAHPNLHLSEDQKQARGQLMQQDLPDNPERFDFEPCVLGCEGFTSGRHFWEVEVGQGGVWALGVARASVKRKGLMSLTPKEGVWALEAYHSLTSPRTNLRLNPLPRRIRVSLDYEAGRVAFFSTDDDAPILVYTRALFNGERVFPWFKMGIGARLQEITQTLPSEDHSVTGHLMSPLDWVGFKSPLRICP
- the LOC129198316 gene encoding E3 ubiquitin-protein ligase TRIM7-like isoform X2; its protein translation is MAECDPLESLQKEASCSICLDYFSDPVSINCGHSFCRDCITRCSGKSDRRFTCPQCRGIAQKRKFRPNRELRNLAEIAKKLSSRAGYVAEAGSLCLKHQEPLKLFCQEDRMAICVVCDRSHAHRAHTVAPIEEAAQECKEKIQSKLKSLKDERERLQGLKLTGEKRSRKYLQQTRAERWKIKLLFKQLHQFQDEQERLLLMWVEDVEKQIVQTQTENDRKISTEISHLGNLIQELEGMSPQPENKSLQDARSALTRCEARNFQQLTEKLPRVEKRLKDLSQKNIILKEALRKFKESLPVELDVQWANVTLDPDTANPHLILSEDRRSVRWDETPQNLPNNPQRFDTYCSVLGCEGFTVGRHYWEVQLGSRGFWAVGVARDSAWRKGWINLDPSQGIWAVGICGDRFQAFTSFETVQTLNGRPRTIRVSLDYEKGHVAFFDADNETLAFAFPPTSFNGEKILPFFWVWESRIQLTP